From Leptospira congkakensis, one genomic window encodes:
- a CDS encoding HD domain-containing protein, whose product MTIREECKTRFESLISNFIDAGHIVSQSLWKEIETRYSEPHRAYHNLNHLYQMLGEFEKVKTRLEDSEMVLFALYYHDLIYNPNSKSNEEGSAKIAEERLSQLGIVKERIGICLRHILATKSHRLGESYNPDTKYFLDMDLSILGSDEKLYLEYTKNIRKEYAIYSDDDYRKGRIQVLYHFIETTRLFQTDDFFDQYEMRSRHNLKTEIHSLQKGELF is encoded by the coding sequence ATGACAATTCGTGAAGAATGTAAAACTAGATTTGAATCCTTAATTTCAAACTTCATTGACGCAGGACATATCGTAAGTCAATCCCTCTGGAAAGAAATAGAAACCAGATATTCCGAACCACACCGCGCCTACCACAACTTAAACCATCTTTACCAAATGTTAGGTGAATTTGAAAAAGTAAAAACCCGACTTGAAGATTCAGAAATGGTTCTCTTTGCCCTTTACTATCATGATTTGATTTATAACCCAAATTCCAAATCGAACGAAGAAGGCAGTGCCAAAATTGCAGAAGAAAGACTCTCCCAATTAGGAATCGTCAAGGAACGAATAGGGATCTGTTTACGCCATATCCTTGCGACCAAATCACATAGATTAGGTGAAAGTTACAACCCTGATACAAAATATTTTTTAGATATGGACCTTTCGATTTTGGGAAGTGACGAAAAACTGTATTTAGAATACACCAAAAACATCAGAAAGGAATACGCTATTTACTCTGATGACGATTACCGTAAGGGACGAATCCAAGTTTTATATCATTTTATCGAAACAACCCGGCTCTTCCAAACAGATGATTTCTTTGATCAATATGAAATGCGAAGCCGGCATAATCTGAAAACGGAGATCCATAGTTTGCAGAAAGGTGAACTCTTTTAA
- a CDS encoding SH3 domain-containing protein has translation MSGYKILLYILILSCVLPIFPEDHWDNYIQEKTVGSTYQIFGDNVNIRESNNLNAKIKKKLSIGSVVTILSKTNQILEQDSVKEYWYEVKSEKDTGFIWGGLIADYSFPIEENTILCRNLGVKLRKIELKLIQGDKILTQTKLDVGPVSNEIWKHNIYSESQFSPSPKFLFGLTYFVFSEIEYGYTNELLISISPDNKLISQFSWIPGSCDPPSCAESWLVFPNETLSEDKKTQRKLTKGIKNTIQELTHSFDIEDSNFHEYYKSEYIWNGTTFQKKETQ, from the coding sequence ATGTCGGGTTATAAGATTTTACTCTACATTCTAATTTTATCATGTGTTTTACCAATCTTTCCAGAAGATCACTGGGATAACTACATACAAGAAAAAACAGTTGGTTCCACCTATCAAATATTTGGTGACAATGTAAATATAAGAGAATCAAACAACCTCAATGCAAAAATAAAAAAGAAACTTTCTATTGGATCTGTCGTGACCATTCTCTCAAAAACGAACCAAATTTTGGAACAGGATTCAGTAAAAGAATATTGGTATGAGGTAAAATCAGAGAAGGATACGGGATTTATTTGGGGAGGCCTCATCGCCGATTATTCCTTCCCAATAGAAGAAAATACAATCTTATGCAGAAACTTAGGAGTCAAACTTCGCAAAATTGAATTAAAACTAATCCAAGGAGATAAAATCCTAACACAAACCAAATTGGATGTGGGACCAGTTAGTAATGAAATTTGGAAACATAACATTTACTCCGAATCTCAGTTTTCACCAAGTCCAAAATTTTTATTTGGACTAACCTATTTTGTTTTTTCCGAAATTGAATATGGTTATACAAATGAACTACTGATTAGTATCTCTCCAGACAATAAACTAATTTCTCAATTTTCATGGATCCCTGGATCATGTGATCCACCTTCTTGTGCAGAATCTTGGTTAGTATTTCCAAACGAAACACTTAGCGAAGATAAAAAAACCCAAAGAAAACTCACCAAAGGCATAAAGAATACCATCCAAGAGTTGACTCATAGTTTTGACATTGAAGACTCTAATTTCCACGAATACTACAAATCAGAATACATTTGGAATGGAACTACCTTCCAAAAAAAGGAAACCCAATAA